The Setaria viridis chromosome 2, Setaria_viridis_v4.0, whole genome shotgun sequence DNA window AATCTGGTACTCTGACATTTTCAACTTATACGCTACTACAAAATATACTGGCTGATGACAGTTCTGGCTCATCAGCACAAATTATGCACCACTATATAATGGGATCTTACTTTAGTTTTCCGGGATATTAAATACTCATAATCATAAAACAATTATTTGAAACAACACTAGTTTAAGACAGACGGAGCTAAATGTCAAAGATGCTGCATTATTGCTGCACCAGCACTGGGCTGGTGGGTTCGTCATCGCTCGTCGCTAGCGCGGTCATCATTTTGGGCTCATCCTCACTTGTGACAAATATGTGCTCTTGGCTTCTTGCATGGCAGCACGCTGCAGCCTCATCCTCGTTGGATTGCAGCTGTTGAGCTCTATGCCTCAAATCTGATAATGTCAAActcaaatcaaataaaaaaaagggagTTTGACCATATGAGATTACCTAAAGCTCCTTCCTTTGATTGCTAACGATTTGAATAGTTCACTTATTCATCATGTTGGTACTTTGGCGGTATGTGATGACCTGTCCTTACTGGCAGGCCAAGAGACAATTGTGTGAACTACTGAAGCTTTCATTTGATTCTCTAGCTGAGAAGATATGACTTGGCCTGGGCAAACTGACCTCGAATTTTTAAGTCATTTACAAAATTCTGGCCGGGCACTACTAGACAATTGATTCTTAGTGGTGAGGCTTTTATTTTTTGAGGCGGACGAAACTAAAGACACAGATGGATAAAGTAGTAGCCGGTCCGATCCTGAAAATGCAGTTACATGGTTGGACCGGGGCCACCCCTGAAAATCGGCTCCATTTCTAGAGACCGGAATGTAGGGGCTTCCTTCCGGAAATTTTGTACATAAAATTATATATAGAAGTTAtaattttctaaaataaaaagttgtggaaaatatttttttctaaaaaggaAAGTTCGGGCTTGTTGGAGATAAAACCCTAGGAAGCCTCCTGCCGACACGCGCTCGCCAACTATAGAAATCCCCGCTGGATATTGGCACTACTGAAAAGCCCAATGGCAGGCAGGGCATTGCCTCGTAAGCCCATTCTGTTCCATTCTCGGCCCAGAAAGCTCCCGCCAGAGCATTAATACAGTCCGTGACCACAGCAGCAACTGTTCTATGTAGTAATAACGCAAGTGAACCATCGCCAAGCGCACCAATCTTTCTTTGCATTTTCCTTCTGCACAGCTCGAAGCTATGTCGTCATCCTCGTCCATGCTTCAAAATTGCAAGAGACTGCTTAGCATCAGCCTGTGTGTAATAATCATCGCcgtcggcgtcaaggtcgacgcgtccggcgccgccgccgaccagtTCGTCTACTCCGGCTTCGCGGGCGCCAACGTCACCCTCGACGGCGCGGCCGTGGTCACGCCATCGGGCCTGCTCGAGCTCACCAACGGCACGCTCCGGCAGAAGGCGCACGCCATCCACCCTGCGCCCCTCCGCTTCCGGAACGGCACGCCGGAGACGGCGCGGTCCTTCTCGGCGTCCTTCGTGTTCGGCATCCTCTGCCCGGACACTGACGCCTGCGGCCACGGCATCGTCCTCTTCGTCGCCCCGGGGAGCTACGACCTGTCCGCCGCGTTCCCGAGCCAGTACATCGGCCTCGTCAACGGCACGACCAACGGCAATGCCGGCGACCACCTCTTCGGCGTCGAGCTCGACACCGCCCAGAACAACGAGTTCCGGGACATCGACGGCAACCACGTCGGCGTCGACGTCGACAGCCTCGAGTCCGTGTCCTCGGCCACCGCCGGCTACTACGatgatcgcggcggcggcggcgccttccGCAACCTGACCTTGGCTAGCGGCGAGGCGATGCGGGTGTGGGTGGACTACGACGGCGAGGAGAAGCGGATCGACGTGACCATGGCTCCCCTGAGAATGGCCAAACCGAGCAAGCCGCTGCTCTCCACCGCCTACGACCTGTCCACGGTGCTCACCGATGTGGCTCGCGTGGGCTTCTCCTCGGCGACAGGCTCCTTCAACTCACGGCACTATGTTCTTGGTTGGAGCTTCGCCATGGACGGACCTGCTCCGGCCATTGACATCTCCAAGTTGCCAAAGCTGCCTCGCTTTGGTCCCAAGCACCGAGCCAGATTGGCCGAGATCGTACCGCCGGTAGCCACCGCAGGGCTCATCTTGGCCGTGGGTGCCATTGTGGTTCTGCTGGTGCGGAGACGGTTGCGGTACAGCGAGGTCCAGGAAGATTGGGAGGTTGAGTTTGGGCCACATCGGTTCTCGTACAAGGATTTGTTCAACGCAACCGAAGGATTCAAGAACAAGAACCTACTCGGTGTCGGAGGGTTTGGGAGGGTGTACAAGGGTGTGCTTCCAGGGTCAAAAATGGAGATCGCCGTCAAGAAAGTGTCGCACGACTCAAAGCAGGGCATGAAGGAATTCATAGCAGAGGTTGTCAGCATTGGCCGCTTGCAGCACCGTAACCTTGTGCAGTTGCTTGGTTACTGCAGGCGAAAGGGTGAACTTCTCTTGGTCTACGAGTACATGTCGAATGGGAGCCTTGATAAGCACTTGTATGGTGGTAGTGATAAGCCAATTCTAGATTGGGACCGGAGGTTCAAGATCATCAAGGGAATCGCTGCCGGGTTACTCTATCTCCACGAGGAGTGGGAGAAAGTAATCATCCACCGTGATATCAAGGCAAGCAATGTGTTGCTTGACAATGACGTGCATGGTCGACTTGGTGACTTCGGCCTCGCGAGGTTGTATGATCACGGTGCCAACCCACATACCACTCATGTGGTTGGAACCATAGGGTACCTAGCTCCTGAGCTTGGGCGCACAAGTAAAGCAACCCCTCTGACCGATGTGTTCGCCTTCGGCATATTCGTTCTTGAAGTCACTTGTGGACAAAGGCCCATCAAGCAAAATTCAAACGGTGACCAACTCTTGCTGATGGATTGGGTTGCTGACCATTGGCACAAAGGATCACTGACCGATACCGTGGATGCTAGGCTCCATGGAAGCTACAACGTTGGTGAGGCATCCCTAGCGCTCAAGATAGGATTGCTATGCTCACACCCCCTTTCCGGTGCGAGGCCTAGCATGCGCCAAGTCATCAAGTACCTCAACGGAGATATGCCACTACCGGAGCTGAATCCGACACTTCAAAGCTTTGAATCTCTTGCGCTGATGCAAAACGAAGGGTTTGACTCGTACATCATGTCTTACCCCTCATCGATGGCAACCATGACCACCATGTCGAACCTTTCAGGAAAAGTTACCACGACGTGAATTTCCTTCCATTTCCAtgtcctttttttccctttagaGCAGGCTACTCTTCAGTGTAAGTACACTGAATTCCATGATTAATCCCTTGAAAGAAAAATTGTAAGTAGACATTCGAAGGTAGCTTGTGTTTAAATTTTGTTACAGAAACATCTCTTTGTTTAACTTGCTTTTCCATGTGTGAAAACAGTACGCCTAGAATATTAAAGTACTGGGACATGTTTTTTTTCTGCATGAAAACGAAAAAGGCGAACATCGTAGTTATTTCCGTGAACGTGATTAGGTGAAAATGACAGCCTGTGTTATCCTGCCCGCACGGATAACCTAAATTGAGCACGGCATTTCAGTCTTCTACATGCATGATTTCGAATCAAAGGATTGATCAGCAAAAATCCAAGATGAGAGACCAGATCCAAAGACTACTAGACTAGACCTGCACTAGGGATTGTGCTGTCTGAATATTTCATATGGAAATCCAGAATTTCTGACATTTTCCCACAAACGTTAGAGATACGGGCTCGTAGACTTGGAAGTCAAAAACAACTCTTATACCACGAACAACGACGGCTTACAACAATTGCTGATATATCGTTTTCACTGATCAATGACTGAGTAGACAGTGCACGGCAAATGTACACAACAAAGAAATTTCACCGCTTCTTTGACTGCTAGAAAGAAGTACgcgttcagacttcagacaacGATGCATTTGGAACTGCACAAACACGCAACGTAACTGCATAGTTCAGTCACTGTCCACACACAAAGCATTCCAATGAGATGAAGCTAGCTACAGCGtgagatcatcatcatctctccAGATTAACACAGGTCATGGCTCAAGTAGAGATCATACCCTTCCTTGTAACCATCCTTCTCCACTCCCTGAATCCTGCTACGGCTGTCAGTGCTACTGCTACCACCGGCCAGGACCAGTTCGTCTTCTCTGGCTTCGCCGGCGCCAACCTCACCCTCGACGGCACGGCCACCGTCACGGCGGACGGCCTCCTCGAGCTCACCAACGGCACGGTCCATCTCAAGGGCCACGCCTTCCACCGCGCCCCCGTGAGCTTCCGCACATCTcccggcggcgcggtgcggtCCTTCTCGGCGTCCTTCGCGTTCGCCATCCTCACCACCTACCCGGGCCTCAGCTGCCACGGCATCGCCTTCGCCGTCGCTCCCAGCACGGACTTCTCCTCCGCGCTGGCCGCGCAGTACATGGGCCTCGCCAACATCGACGACAACGGCAACGCGACGAACCGCTTCTTCGCCGCCGAGATCGACACCGTGGAGAACGTGGAGTTCCAGGACATCAACAACAACCACGTCGGCGTCGACATCAACGGCCTCCACTCCCTCGAGGCGCACGCCGCGGGGTACTACGACGACACCAACGGGAGCTTCCATGGCATGAACCTGATCAGCGGCGAGGTGATGCAGGCGTGGGTGGATTACGACGGAGAGGCCGCGAGGATCAACGTCACCATCGCTCCCATTGCCGTGACCAAACCAGTAAGGCCACTCGTCTCTGCAAGGTGCAACCTCTCCAATGTGCTCAGGGAGCCGTCATACATTGGCTTCTCATCCGCGACCGGCCCGATAAACTCTCACCACTACATTCTTGGCTGGAGCTTCGCCATGGACGGATTTGCTCCGGCGATCGACATCGCCAAGCTGCCAAAGCTACCTCGCCTCGGCCCGAAGCCTCGATCCAAGGTCTTGGAAATCTTGGTGCCGATTGCCACGGCAGCTTTCATTGTCACCCTAGGCACTCTTGTAGTTGTAGTCGTTAGAAGAAGAATGAGGTATGCCGAGCTCCGGGAGGATTGGGAGGTCGATTTTGGGCCTCACCGGTTCTCGTATAAGGATTTGTTCCATGCTACCGATGGGTTCGAGGACAAGCATCTTCTCGGGAAAGGAGGGTTTGGAAGGGTGTATAAAGGACTCCTTCCGAAATCTAAAGTGGAGGTGGCCGTGAAGAGGGTGTCACATGAGTCGAGGCAGGGAATGAAGGAGTTTGTTGCCGAGGTTGCTAGTATTGGCCGCATCCGACACCGTAACCTTGTGCAGTTACTTGGCTATTGTCGGAGGAAAGGTGAACTCCTTTTGGTGTATGACTACATGTCTAATGGCAGCCTAGACAAATACCTGCATTACGAAGTGGAGGGACCAACGTTGGATTGGGCTCAGAGGTTTCAAATCATCAAAGGAGTTGCATCTGGTTTGTTATACCTTCATGAGAAGTGGGATAAAGTTGTCGTTCACCGGGATATCAAGGCCAGCAATGTGCTCCTCGACAAAGAAATGAATGGGCGGCTTGGTGACTTTGGCCTTGCAAGGTTATATGACCATGGCACCGATCCCCAAACCACTCATATGGTTGGCACCATGGGTTACTTAGCTCCAGAGCTACTGCGCACAGGCAAGGCATCACCTCTCACTGATGTTTTTGCTTTTGGCACATTCCTCCTTGAGGTAACATGTGGGCAAAGGCCAATCAAGGAAGGCGCACAAGGCGATCAACTGTTGTTGGTCGATTGGGTACTCGATCATTGGCACAACGGGACTCTCCTTGAGACAGTGGATACAAGGCTGCAAGGCAACTATAACACTGATGAAGCATACCTTGTGCTAAAGCTTGGACTGCTCTGCTCACACCCATCTGCAAGCTCAAGGCCAAACATGCAAAATGTCTTGGATTACCTTGATGGACATGCACCGGTTCCAGAATTGGCATCAACACCACTGAGCTTCAACATACTAGCCCTTTTGCAAAACAAGGGATTGGATCCATATATTGTGTCATGCCCTCCATCATCAATGATGAGCTTCGGAACTATATCTGATCTATCAGGAGGGAGATGATACTCACTTGAatgtttttccctttttatgAAGGAACAACAGGGTTGCTCCTATTGATTACAGTAGATAAAAATATACTAATGGTAGATATAGGATTTACATTGGAGGCAGGAAGGAATAGTGTCTATTTAGCCAATTACAGTTATCTTGAAGATATTTTCCTTTTGCCCTATGGATAGCCATGGAAAATTAAATATATTCTAACTTGCATAGGGCAAGATCCTACTCCATTGTAATATTAGAACATAAGGAAGAATATAGTGAAGTACAAGATAGGCAAAAGGGAGTACTATGATAGTGACATGTGTGGAGGATTTGGCCTTAACAAGGGGAAAATGTTGATTCAAGTATGATTGGTTTTCACTTCACAGCAATATGAGATGTTGATATCAAATGGAGAACAAAGTAAAATACAACTTGATAGAGGCAGGAGCATACAACTCAAAGAAAGTCATTGTCTCCACCAGAATAATTAACTATACAATTTTTGAACCTGTTACTAGTAACTTTGAAGCAGCCGATTGGTCACCTGCCCCTGGAAATACATTTGCAGGGGTGGGTCATGGCATTGGTCGCCCCGCTAATGTCATTTCTAGGGGTGATCATGCCATCACCTGCCCCTTCAAATGGATTTTCAGGGGTGGGTAGTGGCATGGCCGGTCCCTAGAAATAGCATTAGCAGGAGCGGCATCTGCTTATACAAACAGCTATTTCTAGCTGCGAAAAGCAGGGGCAGGCCGCTCACCTGCCCCCTGCAAATGCCGTTTAAACCGGTCCTACAAACTGTTTTTAGTAGTGATCAATAGTGCATCTAAATGACTCTAATGAAAAATTTATAGCTACAAAGTTGCATATCAAGGGATATGGTTATGTATATAGTTTTTCTCCACGCCACTCCAAATGAATGTATCAATTTTAGAAACCAACCAGCAAATTAATCTGTTAGTAAACATGGACGGATAGGAGCAGCACTACAATTATATTAGTTTGTGACTAACCGCCACTGATGTGTTGTCCATGTTTACTGCTAGTTCATGTCTCGAACCGGTAGTGGTAACAAGCTGCATTGCCGTCGTTGCCTGTTCTACATGACCGATAATGACTGGCTCTGGCTGACATGGACGAAGGTTTCTCTAGGATTTTTCGTACGCTGTGGTGTCTGTGGACCTTTGGTTTAGTTTATCGTCTACCCTACGTTGTGTATTGAAAATTTACAGCGATTGGCCGGCGGCCAGAGCAACTTGTAAGTTAGGAGTAGACGACGAAGACTAGCACCAGTGGATGCCGGAGTCGTCGTCTCGTGTTGCACATGGCGGTCGTTGTCTGAATTTCCTGAATATAATGCAGTAGTTACAAATAGCTACCACCACACAAATTTTGCTATCGTCCATTCATGGTCTGTTCGATAAACCAGTACAATATTGGATAATGCAATTGGATGGGATGGCTAGCGTAGTTTCCATGAGCTTTTATGAATTACGATAATTTGTCCATTATAAAACTTGAAGTTGTTTATTTTTTGGGTGCAGTGCTTGATTTTCGCACATTTAGCTACCACATAGAAATGAAAACAAATCATGCAATGAGTCTTAAGATTAATTCACCGGCCATGGAAATGGCTTTGACAAAATACCAAGTGGCATACAAATCAGTAACGGCAGATCATGATATGCATTTTTCATGCTTTCACCGGCGAATTAATTCTAGTGTAATTTACAAGAGTGATCAAATACACCACATATAAGTTGTGACACTACAACcaattcaagaaaaaaaacatcaacTAAAGAGGCCGTACTCACACATTTTAGATACAATCAACCGGTACCGTCATCTTCCAACCGAGATGCCGGCTGTCATCGTACCAATGCTGGTCGCCGACCACGGGTACTGCAGGACAGACTGGTCGAACGACACTTGATTCCGCATGAGACTCAACAAGCTCATGTTCGCCGGAATCAGCTCTGGCAGCGGCGCATCGCCGTCGAGGTACTGCATGACCTGCCTCATGGTAGGCCTTTCACTTGGGAACGGGTGCGAGCACATCAACCCAAGCGTCAGCACCATCCTTGCCTCATCAATGTTGTAGTTTCCTTGCAGCCTCGAATCCACGGTCTCCTCGAGAGCTCCTCTGTGCCAGTACTCGAGCACCCGGTCAACTAACAATGCCCGGCCATGTTGCACGCTGTTGCTGACCGGTCGCCGACCGCAGGTGACCTCTAGAAGGAACGTGCCGAAGGCGAAGACATCCGTGAGAGGGGATGCCTTGCCTGTGCGTGAAAGCTCCGGGGCAATGTAACCCATGGTCCCAACCACATGAGTGGTTTGTAGGTCGGTGCCATGGTCGTATAGCCTTGCGAGGCCGAAGTCGCCTAGATGAGCGATCATCCCGCCATCGAGGAGCACATTGCTTGCCTTGATGTCTCGGTGAATGACGACCTGCTCCCACTCTTCATGGAGGTAGAACAACCCCGAAGCAACGTCCTTGATGATCTGAAACCTCTGAGCCCATTCTAGTGTGGGTCTGTTATCCTCACCGTATAGATACTTATCAAGGCTACCATTGGGCATGTAATCGTAGA harbors:
- the LOC117846505 gene encoding L-type lectin-domain containing receptor kinase SIT2 produces the protein MSSSSSMLQNCKRLLSISLCVIIIAVGVKVDASGAAADQFVYSGFAGANVTLDGAAVVTPSGLLELTNGTLRQKAHAIHPAPLRFRNGTPETARSFSASFVFGILCPDTDACGHGIVLFVAPGSYDLSAAFPSQYIGLVNGTTNGNAGDHLFGVELDTAQNNEFRDIDGNHVGVDVDSLESVSSATAGYYDDRGGGGAFRNLTLASGEAMRVWVDYDGEEKRIDVTMAPLRMAKPSKPLLSTAYDLSTVLTDVARVGFSSATGSFNSRHYVLGWSFAMDGPAPAIDISKLPKLPRFGPKHRARLAEIVPPVATAGLILAVGAIVVLLVRRRLRYSEVQEDWEVEFGPHRFSYKDLFNATEGFKNKNLLGVGGFGRVYKGVLPGSKMEIAVKKVSHDSKQGMKEFIAEVVSIGRLQHRNLVQLLGYCRRKGELLLVYEYMSNGSLDKHLYGGSDKPILDWDRRFKIIKGIAAGLLYLHEEWEKVIIHRDIKASNVLLDNDVHGRLGDFGLARLYDHGANPHTTHVVGTIGYLAPELGRTSKATPLTDVFAFGIFVLEVTCGQRPIKQNSNGDQLLLMDWVADHWHKGSLTDTVDARLHGSYNVGEASLALKIGLLCSHPLSGARPSMRQVIKYLNGDMPLPELNPTLQSFESLALMQNEGFDSTDFSSALAAQYMGLANIDDNGNATNRFFAAEIDTVENVEFQDINNNHVGVDINGLHSLEAHAAGYYDDTNGSFHGMNLISGEVMQAWVDYDGEAARINVTIAPIAVTKPVRPLVSARCNLSNVLREPSYIGFSSATGPINSHHYILGWSFAMDGFAPAIDIAKLPKLPRLGPKPRSKVLEILVPIATAAFIVTLGTLVVVVVRRRMRYAELREDWEVDFGPHRFSYKDLFHATDGFEDKHLLGKGGFGRVYKGLLPKSKVEVAVKRVSHESRQGMKEFVAEVASIGRIRHRNLVQLLGYCRRKGELLLVYDYMSNGSLDKYLHYEVEGPTLDWAQRFQIIKGVASGLLYLHEKWDKVVVHRDIKASNVLLDKEMNGRLGDFGLARLYDHGTDPQTTHMVGTMGYLAPELLRTGKASPLTDVFAFGTFLLEVTCGQRPIKEGAQGDQLLLVDWVLDHWHNGTLLETVDTRLQGNYNTDEAYLVLKLGLLCSHPSASSRPNMQNVLDYLDGHAPVPELASTPLSFNILALLQNKGLDPYIVSCPPSSMMSFGTISDLSGGR